Proteins from a single region of Penaeus monodon isolate SGIC_2016 chromosome 29, NSTDA_Pmon_1, whole genome shotgun sequence:
- the LOC119591990 gene encoding uncharacterized protein LOC119591990: MVFHLNKKHRRSEAPALLVLYMSSFTFSVQAGFGDRLPTTSALEQSYFPPTPAYADRALGSPAGSESTRASPAATGDALGTKASADWDGFGAAGPGRLGLGVSGGQGGATGALGAIEAGEPGANVPSGSEEEQAGGVGVDSTGERTVTEAGETSKIPLGSEADDAIPGRAGIDYPTLAAVPDTGFSCGNYGLPGYYVDTEAECQVFYVCQVDGRQDGFLCPNGTKFNQQFLVCDWWYNVDCAIADSFFTINEKIYAGPGSRAIESSDQDVGDASPGEQLTTAVGGLREEPSGTEAPRGESFGDVTVPAPDADSIVAPGNYDGISSDYNEGPDDGSGGSSTTVGAIRDYEGGSTDYDRVDTGELSSTQNSLGVPGDGSQGNDDSYLPPNEFFPTEAVESVRGATGEGLTQGNITPDTGYGIPSEFPTLSPNCRGSVINEAKGELDNVTSYSYALSDAKTRASLKDDEEDFPATSSAFDESTTIEAILSYAGNNAYSGYSYPEPLNPLNFESAKTTVVPKSSTFVSAAGTRNESEPTSAPVAASPLTAEGFVNGSKYSPPAWTREVSLLSNSAGGEVVASPTEGRTSGTRAGTGNGYNGYSHPEPAKPFLLPGESPGLPPSETYLPPPAR, encoded by the exons ATGGTGTTTCATCTCAACAAAAAGCATCGACGATCAGAAGCTCCTGCTCTGCTTGTGCTGT ataTGTCCAGTTTTACTTTTTCTGTGCAA GCTGGCTTCGGAGACCGCCTGCCAACAACCTCTGCACTCGAGCAGTCTTACTTCCCCCCGACCCCCGCTTACGCCGACCGAGCCCTGGGTTCGCCCGCCGGCTCCGAGAGCACGAGGGCCTCGCCGGCAGCCACGGGCGATGCTCTGGGGACTAAAGCGAGTGCAGACTGGGACGGGTTCGGGGCGGCCGGGCCTGGGAGATTAGGACTGGGGGTGTCGGGGGGACAAGGGGGTGCGACAGGTGCTTTGGGTGCCATCGAGGCAGGTGAGCCAGGGGCAAATGTGCCAAGTGGGTCAGAGGAGGAACAAGCAGGGGGAGTAGGAGTGGATAGTACTGGTGAGAGAACGGTAACGGAAGCAGGCGAGACGAGCAAGATTCCGTTAGGCAGCGAGGCCGACGACGCTATTCCGGGAAGGGCCGGCATTGACTACCCTACGCTGGCCGCCGTCCCGGATACGGGCTTCTCTTGCGGAAACTACGGTTTGCCCGGTTACTATGTCGACACAGAAGCCGAGTGTCAG GTGTTCTACGTCTGTCAGGTGGATGGGCGTCAAGATGGCTTCCTGTGTCCAAACGGAACAAAGTTTAACCAACAGTTTCTCGTTTGCGATTGGTGGTACAACGTGGATTGCGCGATTGCCGATTCGTTCTTTACTATAAACGAAAAGATCTACGCGGGACCCGGAAGCCGCGCCATAGAGTCCTCCGACCAAGATGTCGGCGACGCGAGTCCAGGCGAGCAGCTAACCACGGCCGTGGGCGGTCTCCGGGAAGAGCCTTCGGGAACAGAGGCGCCAAGAGGCGAGTCCTTCGGCGACGTTACAGTCCCAGCGCCAGATGCTGACAGCATCGTCGCTCCAGGTAATTATGACGGAATAAGCAGCGATTATAATGAAGGGCCTGACGATGGGTCGGGGGGGAGCAGCACTACTGTGGGAGCAATACGCGATTATGAAGGCGGAAGCACAGATTATGACAGAGTAGACACTGGCGAGCTCTCAAGCACTCAAAACAGTCTGGGAGTTCCTGGTGACGGATCTCAAGGAAATGATGATTCCTACCTTCCTCCGAATGAGTTTTTTCCCACTGAAGCCGTCGAAAGCGTCCGCGGGGCCACCGGAGAAGGCCTTACACAAGGAAACATTACTCCAGATACAGGATATGGAATCCCCAGCGAATTTCCCACTTTGTCACCTAATTGCAGAGGTTCTGTGATCAACGAAGCAAAGGGAGAGCTCGATAACGTAACATCGTACAGCTATGCTCTGTCAGACGCGAAGACAAGGGCCTCTCTCAAAGACGACGAAGAGGACTTCCCGGCAACTTCAAGTGCGTTTGACGAGTCAACAACCATCGAAGCCATTCTCAGCTATGCTGGCAATAACGCTTATTCTGGATATTCCTATCCCGAGCCCCTCAACCCACTCAATTTTGAGAGCGCCAAGACTACCGTTGTTCCAAAGAGTTCAACCTTCGTTTCCGCCGCGGGTACCAGGAACGAGAGCGAGCCGACGTCAGCACCGGTCGCTGCGTCGCCACTGACTGCGGAAGGCTTCGTGAATGGATCCAAATATTCGCCTCCTGCTTGGACGCGTGAAGTTTCTCTACTCTCCAACTCCGCTGGCGGAGAGGTCGTTGCCTCTCCAACCGAAGGCAGAACCAGTGGTACAAGAGCAGGTACTGGAAAC